The Oreochromis niloticus isolate F11D_XX linkage group LG13, O_niloticus_UMD_NMBU, whole genome shotgun sequence genome has a window encoding:
- the map10 gene encoding microtubule-associated protein 10, with protein MSGQQNSDNPEALFSLELLVEYIRVEKNCKILNELALGVTLLNFPTLLIYQSQQQISGRSNNPGHNEKEKPRIFAFNRGKCCFFKMDLNSMHVQLSNTPLFAMVLDVTEESPKLVGSCLISLAKAMDRIRQDVTERGVSSPSYHIERGLVVSICNLAGEKVGVMSLSYKLLCLGASLLPHITERERVPGGQPEQEHVKETNKSTSQPLDSGNVCSPTPQCSRKAQSKGEVNAEVLLGKDRKEEEDDNVFDGAEHRPQDQAENDFEEDLTVFCPPHLYYSAEEKGVNEQGDFKSWTLDSEAPVFEDSRSEEEVDEKEVESPSSPAMHSEVRHDAKKRNQETSTTPPNVLGEALQQMPLLNALLVELSQLNSNQPLTVHPSLAWIYRPASAELSAKNTPQKAQTKSLKKTKQETFPHLRRFHSSRNVSTHIVRPDSVKLKDKKEDMLLESKSSCKSPRKKLVCGTTKTFNLRLKQISPLRVNRRECEELKQNKTQVNEKTGLGHKTIKSGKRKSVIKRSSDFNENETVMQSISWDSALQETVTLKQKKQHVKVEGKQCRGSPTTSEKSLLSERLSKCIHIPSVDTDSVPQSKDKSEHHSESDQSQSESDRRGDKIESSRSRRRSSSKSSFSDSSGDGNEEADYVDDFNSLEPSDAYSPDPLSSPEPSRAKTPKSPVRFWNSDSGSDSVQRRSVTLPVPIKAPSSPKHTLRGTHIIRPRTQTSALSCSSDECDRDRSASLQSRKQMSASGRVEMTSGTESLMSSRGQKSALANHSIPIRGLSADSVSSVEHQEVEELEDELGSLDFRKEYQHISELVASKLPGYTM; from the coding sequence ATGTCGGGACAACAAAACAGCGATAATCCAGAGGCTCTGTTTTCATTGGAGCTTTTAGTGGAATATATTCGAGTAGAGAAAAATTGTAAAATCCTTAACGAGTTGGCTCTGGGAGTCACACTCCTGAACTTTCCGACGCTGCTAATTTATCAGTCACAGCAGCAGATCAGCGGGCGCAGTAACAACCCCGGGCACAATGAAAAGGAGAAGCCTCGAATATTCGCCTTTAACAGAGGAAAGTGTTGTTTCTTCAAAATGGACTTAAACTCAATGCACGTACAACTGTCCAACACCCCGCTGTTTGCTATGGTGCTGGATGTTACAGAGGAGAGTCCCAAGTTAGTCGGCTCCTGTCTGATATCACTGGCTAAAGCGATGGACAGAATCAGGCAGGATGTGACTGAACGGGGGGTTTCTAGTCCCTCCTATCACATAGAAAGGGGGCTTGTTGTCTCTATATGCAACCTCGCGGGGGAGAAAGTCGGAGTAATGTCCCTGAGTTATAAACTGTTATGTCTAGGAGCGAGTCTGCTGCCACACatcacagagagggagagagtgcCTGGAGGGCAGCCAGAACAAGAACATGTCAAGGAGACAAACAAGTCTACATCGCAGCCTCTTGACTCTGGAAATGTCTGCTCACCGACCCCACAGTGTAGCAGAAAAGCCCAAAGCAAAGGGGAGGTAAATGCAGAAGTTTTGTTAGGTAAAGAtagaaaggaggaggaagacgaTAACGTGTTTGATGGTGCTGAACACAGACCACAAGACCAAGCTGAAAATGATTTTGAGGAGGATTTAACTGTATTCTGTCCCCCACATCTTTACTATTCTGCAGAGGAAAAAGGAGTAAATGAACAAGGTGATTTCAAATCATGGACTCTGGATTCAgaagctcctgtttttgaagATTCACGTTCAGAGGAAGAAGTGGATGAAAAGGAAGTGGAAAGTCCAAGTTCTCCAGCGATGCATTCAGAAGTGAGACACGATgcgaaaaaaagaaaccaagaaACAAGCACAACGCCTCCAAATGTCCTCGGGGAAGCCttacagcagatgcctttgctAAACGCTCTGCTCGTTGAACTGTCACAGCTAAACAGTAACCAGCCCTTGACTGTTCACCCCAGTCTAGCTTGGATATACAGGCCTGCTTCTGCAGAGCTCTCAGCTAAAAACACACCACAGAAGGCACAAACCAAATCcctgaagaaaaccaaacaggaAACTTTTCCTCATCTGAGACGCTTTCATTCCTCCAGAAACGTTTCCACACATATAGTTAGACCTGATTCTGTAAAACTAAAGGACAAAAAAGAAGATATGTTGCTTGAGAGTAAAAGCTCATGTAAATCACCCAGGAAGAAGCTTGTGTGTGGAACAACTAAAACATTTAATCTAAGGCTGAAGCAGATTTCTCCTCTCAGAGTAAACCGTCGTGAATGTGAGGagttaaaacagaataaaacacaagtaAACGAAAAGACTGGGTTAGGTCATAAAACCATTAAGTCTGGAAAAAGGAAGTCGGTAATAAAGAGGAGCTctgattttaatgaaaatgaGACGGTGATGCAGAGCATCAGCTGGGATTCTGCACTACAGGAAACAGTCacactaaaacagaaaaaacagcatgtgAAAGTTGAGGGTAAACAATGCAGAGGCTCTCCGACAACTTCAGAAAAGTCTCTTCTTTCTGAAAGACTCTCGAAATGTATTCACATCCCCAGCGTGGATACTGACAGTGTTCCCCAAAGCAAAGACAAGAGCGAGCATCACAGTGAATCAGATCAATCACAGTCTGAATCTGACAGGCGCGGAGATAAAATTGAATCTTCAAGAAGCCGCAGACGCAGCAGCTCAAAGTCTTCATTTTCAGACTCCAGCGGGGATGGAAATGAGGAAGCAGACTATGTTGATGACTTTAACAGTCTCGAGCCCAGTGATGCCTACTCTCCTGACCCTCTGAGCAGCCCCGAGCCCTCCAGAGCAAAGACTCCAAAGTCTCCAGTTCGCTTTTGGAACTCTGACTCGGGATCCGACAGCGTCCAGAGAAGATCAGTCACCCTTCCTGTGCCCATCAAAGCCCCCAGCTCTCCAAAGCATACTCTGAGGGGTACACACATCATCCGACCTCGTACCCAAACCTCTGCCCTCAGCTGTTCCTCTGATGAGTGTGACAGAGACAGGTCAGCCTCCCTGCAAAGTAGAAAGCAGATGTCAGCGAGTGGCAGAGTGGAAATGACTTCTGGCACTGAGAGTTTGATGTCATCGAGAGGTCAGAAGAGCGCGTTAGCCAACCACAGCATCCCCATTCGAGGATTGTCTGCAGACTCTGTGTCCTCCGTTGAACACCAGGAGGTAGAGGAACTGGAGGATGAACTGGGATCTCTGGATTTCAGGAAAGAGTATCAGCATATCTCTGAGCTAGTGGCCAGCAAACTCCCTGGGTACACTatgtaa
- the ntpcr gene encoding cancer-related nucleoside-triphosphatase, whose protein sequence is MFKHVFLTGPPGVGKTTLVQKACEALVSSGVGVEGFYTEEVREGGRRVGFDVVTLTGARGHLSRIRDSRDSQPHGRREYTVGQYVVDLPSFENLALPLLRNIGSADGSSSSSRKVFVIDEIGKMELFSQSFIRAVRQTLDSSSCTILGTIPIPKGKPLGLVEEVRNRRDVKVFTVSKENRNAILQDILETLQECLKSKA, encoded by the exons ATGTTCAAGCACGTATTTCTGACAGGACCTCCAG GTGTGGGGAAAACCACCCTGGTCCAGAAAGCCTGCGAGGCTTTAGTGTCATCAGGAGTGGGAGTTGAAGGCTTTTACACGGAGGAGGTCAGGGAGGGAGGCCGGAGAGTCGGCTTTGATGTGGTCACCTTGACAGGAGCGAGGGGCCACCTGTCCAGAATCAG AGACAGTAGAGACAGCCAGCCTCACGGCAGGCGGGAGTACACAGTTGGCCAGTATGTGGTCGACTTGCCTTCATTTGAAAATCTGGCTCTCCCCCTCCTCAGAAAT ATTGGTTCGGCGGatggaagcagcagcagcagcaggaaggtGTTTGTCATCGATGAGATTGGGAAAATGGAGCTCTTCAGCCAGTCTTTCATCAGAGCAGTGAGACAGACCTTAGATAGCTCTTCCTGCACCATCCTGGGCACCATCCCCATCCCTAAAGGTAAACCCCTGGGGCTGGTCGAAGAGGTGCGGAACAGGAGGGACGTCAAGGTGTTCACT GTGTCTAAGGAGAACAGAAATGCTATTCTACAAGACATCTTAGAGACACTGCAGGAATGTTTAAAGTCGAAAGCCTAA